From a region of the Pseudomonas fulva 12-X genome:
- a CDS encoding mechanosensitive ion channel family protein yields the protein MESSRVIRFHALLRPLLLLMLLTCSSAQAAGIPTLFGNTGNTGNASNTQPQADQPLDRSLDEVIQSLENDKQRAQLLNDLKTLRDTTQKAQPESRDGVLGLIGNALTDIESQFSGEQSPLARWQLELSRSRSELAALLPEASERFALISNFALIIGVWSLLAFGLRALSHQVRLRFGLAEELPQNPRPTDLLRFALRKLGPWFAALLITGYLSYVLPASLGRDLAMVLAYALVVGTCFSAICVIAFSLLDGPHRRTALNILRRRAFRPLWLIGSFAAFGEALNDPRLVASLGGNLAHTTATLTNVLAALCTGLFIIRFRRPIAHLMRNQPLARRLRQRGISETVELLGSFWYLPALALVAISLAATFVSAGDTSTAFRQSLVCTVLLVTCMVINGLIRRRLFKSRSRHRRHAAYFERFRNFFHTMLSLAVWLVFFELGLRVWGLSLIGFAQGDGHEISLKVIGLSATLACGWLVWIVADTAVHHALTRSRKGQTNARAQTMMPLIRNVLFVSIFIIAAIVALANMGVNVTPLLAGAGVIGLAIGFGAQSLVADLITGLFIIIEDSLAIDDYVDVGGHLGTVEGLTIRTVRLRDIDGIVHTIPFSEIKSIKNYSREFGYAIFRVAVPHDMNIDDAIKLLREVATELRNDTLMRRNIWSPLEIQGVESFESGNAVLRARFKTAPIRQWEVSRAFNLALKRHLDESGLSLATPRLTVQMMALAPNKADGQ from the coding sequence ATGGAGAGTTCGCGCGTGATCCGCTTCCACGCCCTGCTGCGCCCCTTGCTGTTGCTGATGCTGCTGACCTGCTCGAGTGCCCAGGCGGCGGGCATCCCCACGCTGTTCGGCAACACCGGCAACACCGGCAACGCCAGCAATACGCAGCCCCAGGCGGATCAGCCGCTGGATCGCTCCCTCGACGAAGTGATCCAGTCACTGGAAAACGACAAGCAGCGCGCGCAACTGCTCAATGACCTGAAAACCCTGCGCGACACCACCCAGAAGGCCCAGCCCGAAAGCCGCGACGGCGTGCTGGGGCTGATCGGCAACGCGCTGACGGACATCGAAAGCCAGTTCTCGGGCGAACAGAGCCCCCTGGCGCGCTGGCAGCTGGAGCTGTCGCGCAGCCGCAGCGAGCTGGCGGCGCTGCTGCCCGAAGCCAGCGAGCGCTTCGCGCTGATCAGCAATTTCGCCTTGATCATCGGCGTGTGGAGCCTGCTGGCCTTCGGGCTGCGGGCGCTCAGCCACCAGGTGCGCCTGCGCTTCGGCCTGGCCGAGGAGCTGCCGCAGAACCCACGCCCCACAGATCTCTTGCGCTTCGCGCTGCGCAAGCTCGGCCCCTGGTTCGCCGCACTGCTGATCACCGGCTACCTGAGTTACGTGCTGCCCGCTTCCCTGGGCCGCGACCTGGCCATGGTGCTGGCCTATGCGCTGGTAGTGGGCACCTGCTTCTCGGCGATCTGCGTGATCGCCTTCTCGCTGCTCGACGGCCCGCACCGGCGCACCGCCCTGAACATCCTGCGCCGCCGCGCCTTTCGCCCGTTGTGGCTGATCGGCAGCTTCGCCGCCTTTGGCGAGGCGCTCAACGACCCGCGCCTGGTCGCCAGCCTCGGCGGCAACCTGGCGCACACCACGGCGACGCTGACCAACGTGCTGGCGGCGCTGTGCACGGGCTTGTTCATCATCCGTTTCCGCCGCCCCATCGCCCACCTGATGCGCAACCAGCCCCTGGCGCGGCGCCTGCGCCAGCGCGGCATCAGCGAGACCGTGGAGCTGCTCGGCAGCTTCTGGTACCTGCCCGCCCTGGCCCTGGTGGCAATTTCCCTGGCAGCGACCTTCGTGTCGGCCGGCGACACCAGCACGGCGTTTCGCCAGTCGCTGGTGTGCACCGTGCTGCTGGTCACCTGCATGGTCATCAATGGCCTGATCCGCCGCCGGCTGTTCAAAAGCCGCTCGCGCCACCGCCGGCATGCCGCGTACTTCGAGCGCTTTCGCAACTTCTTCCACACCATGCTCAGCCTGGCCGTGTGGCTGGTGTTCTTCGAGCTGGGCCTGCGCGTGTGGGGGCTGTCACTGATCGGTTTTGCCCAAGGCGATGGCCACGAAATCAGCCTCAAGGTGATCGGCCTCAGCGCCACCCTGGCCTGTGGCTGGCTGGTGTGGATCGTCGCCGACACCGCGGTACATCACGCGCTGACGCGCTCGCGCAAGGGCCAGACCAACGCCCGTGCGCAGACCATGATGCCGCTGATCCGCAATGTGCTTTTCGTCAGCATCTTCATCATCGCGGCCATCGTCGCCCTGGCCAACATGGGCGTGAACGTCACCCCGCTGCTGGCCGGTGCCGGGGTCATCGGCCTGGCCATCGGCTTCGGCGCGCAGTCGCTGGTGGCCGACCTGATCACCGGCCTGTTCATCATCATCGAGGATTCCCTGGCCATCGACGACTACGTCGACGTCGGCGGCCACCTGGGCACCGTCGAGGGCCTGACCATCCGCACCGTGCGCCTGCGCGACATCGACGGCATCGTGCACACCATCCCGTTCAGCGAGATCAAGAGCATCAAGAACTACTCGCGCGAGTTCGGCTACGCGATCTTTCGCGTCGCCGTGCCCCACGACATGAACATCGACGACGCCATCAAGCTGCTCCGCGAAGTGGCCACCGAACTGCGCAACGACACGCTGATGCGCCGCAACATCTGGTCGCCCCTGGAGATTCAGGGCGTGGAGAGTTTCGAGTCCGGCAACGCGGTGCTGCGCGCGCGCTTCAAGACCGCGCCGATCCGCCAGTGGGAGGTTTCACGCGCCTTCAACCTGGCGCTCAAGCGCCACCTGGACGAATCCGGCCTGAGCCTCGCCACGCCGCGCCTGACCGTGCAGATGATGGCGCTCGCCCCGAACAAGGCCGACGGGCAGTAA
- the lpcA gene encoding D-sedoheptulose 7-phosphate isomerase has product MIEHIRNSLTEAQRALDAFIGNAQTLANIERAGNLLVSSFEAKGKVFSCGNGGSMCDAMHFAEELTGRYRKNRPGIAAVSISDASHISCVANDFGYDHIFSRYVESHGREGDVLLAISTSGKSPNVVKAAEAAKALGIKVIALTGKPGSLLESLADVCICAPGGDFADRTQELHIKVIHILIELVERQLSPENYA; this is encoded by the coding sequence ATGATCGAACATATCCGCAACAGCCTGACCGAAGCCCAGCGCGCCCTCGACGCCTTTATCGGCAATGCGCAGACGCTGGCCAACATCGAGCGCGCCGGCAACCTGCTGGTGAGCAGCTTCGAGGCCAAGGGCAAGGTGTTTTCCTGCGGCAACGGCGGCTCGATGTGCGATGCCATGCATTTCGCCGAGGAACTGACCGGGCGTTATCGCAAGAACCGCCCGGGCATCGCCGCAGTGTCGATCAGCGACGCCAGCCATATCAGCTGCGTGGCCAACGACTTCGGTTACGACCACATCTTCTCGCGCTACGTGGAATCCCACGGCCGTGAAGGCGATGTGCTGCTGGCCATCAGCACCAGCGGCAAGAGCCCCAACGTGGTCAAGGCCGCCGAAGCGGCCAAGGCCCTGGGCATCAAGGTCATCGCGCTGACCGGCAAGCCCGGCTCGCTGCTGGAAAGCCTGGCTGACGTGTGCATCTGCGCGCCGGGCGGCGATTTCGCCGACCGCACCCAGGAGCTGCACATCAAGGTCATCCACATCCTCATCGAACTGGTCGAGCGTCAGCTCAGCCCGGAAAACTACGCCTGA
- a CDS encoding 4'-phosphopantetheinyl transferase family protein, producing MPAMSKAPLPRCCSPLADHWPFTRPLAGAQLISTHFDPTRLDEGDYLAAGVPPVRGVAKRQAEHLAGRLCAREALYRVTGVPSVPAVGEDRAPQWPAQVSGSITHGQGWAAAIVAPSLQWRGLGLDVEQILPSDRAERLVGEILTPDELTRIAELSPEQRAWQISLTFSLKESLFKALYPLVLTRFYFHDAELLSLDPAQQTARLRLLIDLSEEWQAETELAGMYAELDNQVLSLVAIKA from the coding sequence ATGCCGGCCATGAGCAAAGCCCCTCTACCCCGCTGCTGCAGCCCCCTCGCCGATCACTGGCCGTTCACGCGGCCACTGGCCGGCGCGCAGTTGATCAGCACCCATTTCGACCCAACCCGACTTGATGAAGGCGACTACCTGGCCGCAGGCGTGCCGCCGGTGCGCGGCGTCGCCAAACGCCAGGCCGAGCACCTGGCCGGGCGTCTGTGCGCACGCGAAGCGCTGTATCGGGTAACCGGCGTGCCCAGCGTACCAGCGGTCGGTGAGGACCGGGCGCCGCAATGGCCGGCGCAGGTCAGTGGGTCGATCACCCATGGCCAGGGTTGGGCAGCGGCTATCGTTGCGCCAAGTTTGCAATGGCGCGGTCTGGGCCTGGATGTCGAACAGATTCTGCCTAGCGATCGCGCCGAACGGCTGGTGGGCGAAATTCTCACCCCTGACGAGCTGACCCGCATCGCCGAGCTGAGCCCCGAGCAACGCGCCTGGCAGATCAGCCTGACCTTCTCGCTCAAGGAAAGCCTGTTCAAGGCGCTCTATCCGCTGGTGCTCACACGCTTCTATTTTCACGACGCCGAGCTGCTCAGCCTTGACCCGGCGCAGCAAACCGCGCGGTTGCGCCTGCTTATCGACCTGAGCGAAGAGTGGCAAGCCGAAACCGAACTGGCCGGCATGTATGCCGAGCTAGACAATCAGGTACTCAGCCTGGTGGCCATCAAGGCCTGA
- a CDS encoding LemA family protein, with the protein MDISTLIIIAVLVVVVFYVISVYNRLVALRNRYQNGFAQIEVQLKRRYDLIPNLVETAKAYLSHERETLEAVIAARNGAVDGLKQASQNPGDAQSMNLLANAEGALKNAMGRLNVTVEAYPDLKASQNMQQLSEELSSTENKVAFARQAYNDAVTAYNAYRQSFPPVVLAGAFGHGSDAALLEFADSAAIQDAPKVAF; encoded by the coding sequence ATGGATATCTCCACCCTTATCATCATCGCCGTACTGGTCGTGGTGGTCTTCTACGTGATCAGCGTCTACAACCGCCTCGTCGCCCTGCGCAACCGCTACCAGAACGGCTTCGCGCAGATCGAGGTGCAACTCAAGCGCCGCTACGACCTGATCCCCAACCTGGTGGAAACCGCCAAGGCCTATCTGTCCCACGAGCGTGAAACCCTGGAAGCGGTGATCGCTGCGCGTAACGGTGCAGTCGACGGCCTCAAGCAAGCCTCGCAGAACCCGGGCGATGCGCAGAGCATGAATCTGTTGGCCAATGCCGAAGGCGCACTGAAAAACGCCATGGGCCGCCTCAATGTGACGGTCGAGGCCTATCCGGATCTCAAGGCCTCGCAGAACATGCAGCAACTCAGCGAAGAGCTGTCCAGCACCGAGAACAAGGTGGCCTTCGCCCGCCAGGCCTACAATGACGCGGTCACCGCCTACAACGCCTACCGCCAGAGCTTCCCGCCGGTGGTGCTGGCCGGCGCCTTCGGGCACGGCAGCGACGCGGCGCTGCTGGAATTCGCCGACAGCGCGGCGATTCAGGATGCGCCCAAAGTCGCCTTCTGA
- a CDS encoding nitrate reductase cytochrome c-type subunit: MKLRYLPLLLLAVFGVAVAADLSYPLDAPAPDGRRPGGTLTQEFPAPRIAPEENKDIRRERNYPEQPPTIPHTIVGYQVDKFGNRCMACHSRANSARSQAPMISITHYMDRDGQALAAMSPRRYFCTQCHVTQAEVKPLVENGFKNIDQILQDENKPAGHP, from the coding sequence ATGAAACTGCGTTATCTGCCCCTGCTGCTGCTCGCCGTGTTCGGCGTGGCGGTGGCTGCCGACCTCAGCTATCCGCTGGATGCCCCGGCACCGGACGGGCGCCGCCCAGGCGGCACCCTGACCCAGGAATTCCCGGCGCCGCGCATCGCGCCCGAGGAAAACAAGGACATTCGCCGCGAACGCAACTACCCCGAGCAGCCACCAACCATCCCGCACACCATCGTCGGCTATCAGGTGGACAAGTTCGGCAACCGCTGCATGGCCTGCCACAGCCGCGCCAACAGCGCGCGCAGCCAGGCGCCGATGATCAGCATCACCCACTACATGGACCGTGATGGCCAGGCCCTGGCCGCCATGTCGCCGCGCCGCTACTTCTGCACCCAGTGCCACGTCACCCAGGCCGAGGTGAAACCGCTGGTGGAGAACGGCTTCAAGAACATCGACCAGATTCTGCAGGACGAAAACAAACCTGCCGGGCACCCCTGA
- the napA gene encoding nitrate reductase catalytic subunit NapA has protein sequence MSMTRREFTKAQAAAIAAAAAGLPIASSASNLLADAENTRLDWNKAPCRFCGTGCSVMVATRDNRVVATHGDIKAEVNRGLNCVKGYFLSKIMYGVDRLTTPLLRMKNGVYDKQGEFQPISWEQAFDIMEEKFKAALREHGPQAVGMFGSGQWTIWEGYAANKLMKAGFRSNNIDPNARHCMASAVMGFMRTFGMDEPMGCYDDIEATDSFVLWGSNMAEMHPVLWSRVTDRRLSQPGVKVAVLSTFEHRSFDLADIPMVFKPQTDLLILNYIANHIIQSGAVNQDFVKRHTRFALGADDIGYGLRPDNPLEVKAKNAKNANTWSDMSFEQFAAFVKPYTLERAARESGVPAERLKALAELYADPKRKVVSFWTMGFNQHTRGVWANNLIYNIHLLTGKISEPGNSPFSLTGQPSACGTAREVGTFSHRLPADLVVTNPKHRATAEKIWKLPAGTIQEKPGFHAVEQSRMLKDGVLKVYWTQVSNNMQAGPNIMQEVLPGWRKPDNFVIVSDVYPTVSAQAADLILPSAMWVEKEGAYGNAERRTQFWHQLVGAPGEAKSDLWQLVEFSKRFTTDEVWPAELLAKAPQLKGKTLFEVLYRNGQVDAFPAEQLEKGFRNDEAKSFGFYLQKGLFEEYAQFGRGHGHDLAPFDRYHSERGLRWPVVEGSETRWRYREGHDPYVAKGSEVQFYGYPDNRAIIFALPYEPPAEAPDNDYPFWLSTGRVLEHWHTGSMTQRVDELHRAVPDALVYMHPDDAKAMNARRGSEVKVISRRGEIRARIETRGRNKPPRGLVFVPFFDANKLINKVTLDATDPISKQTDYKKCAVKIQLISAA, from the coding sequence ATGAGCATGACCCGCCGCGAATTCACCAAGGCCCAGGCTGCAGCCATCGCCGCAGCCGCCGCCGGCCTGCCTATCGCGTCCAGCGCCAGCAACCTGCTCGCCGACGCGGAAAACACCCGCCTGGACTGGAACAAGGCGCCCTGCCGCTTCTGCGGCACCGGCTGCAGCGTGATGGTCGCCACCCGCGACAATCGCGTGGTGGCCACCCACGGCGACATCAAGGCCGAGGTCAACCGCGGCCTGAACTGCGTCAAGGGCTACTTCCTGTCGAAGATCATGTACGGCGTCGACCGCCTGACCACGCCGCTGCTGCGCATGAAGAACGGCGTCTACGACAAGCAGGGCGAATTCCAGCCGATCAGCTGGGAGCAGGCCTTCGACATCATGGAGGAGAAATTCAAGGCAGCCCTGCGCGAGCACGGCCCCCAGGCCGTGGGCATGTTCGGCTCCGGGCAGTGGACGATCTGGGAAGGCTACGCCGCCAACAAGCTGATGAAGGCCGGCTTTCGCAGTAACAACATCGACCCCAACGCGCGCCACTGCATGGCCTCGGCGGTGATGGGCTTCATGCGCACCTTCGGCATGGACGAGCCGATGGGCTGCTACGACGACATCGAGGCCACCGACAGCTTCGTGCTGTGGGGCTCGAACATGGCCGAGATGCACCCGGTGCTGTGGAGCCGTGTCACCGACCGGCGCCTGAGCCAGCCTGGCGTCAAGGTGGCCGTGCTGTCGACCTTCGAGCACCGCAGCTTCGATCTGGCCGACATTCCCATGGTGTTCAAGCCGCAGACCGACCTCTTGATCCTCAACTACATCGCCAACCACATCATCCAGAGCGGCGCGGTGAACCAGGATTTCGTCAAGCGCCACACTCGCTTCGCCCTCGGCGCCGACGACATCGGCTATGGCCTGCGCCCGGACAACCCGCTGGAGGTGAAAGCCAAGAACGCGAAGAACGCCAACACCTGGAGCGACATGTCGTTCGAGCAGTTCGCCGCCTTCGTCAAACCCTATACCCTGGAGCGCGCCGCCAGGGAGTCGGGCGTGCCGGCCGAACGCCTCAAGGCGCTGGCCGAGCTGTATGCCGACCCGAAGCGCAAGGTGGTGTCGTTCTGGACCATGGGCTTCAACCAGCACACCCGTGGCGTGTGGGCCAACAACCTGATCTACAACATCCATTTGCTGACCGGCAAGATCAGCGAGCCGGGCAACAGCCCCTTCTCGCTGACCGGCCAGCCTTCGGCGTGCGGCACCGCCCGTGAAGTCGGCACCTTCTCCCACCGCCTGCCGGCGGATCTGGTGGTCACCAACCCGAAACACCGCGCCACCGCCGAGAAGATCTGGAAGCTGCCCGCCGGCACCATCCAGGAAAAGCCCGGCTTCCACGCCGTGGAGCAGAGCCGCATGCTCAAGGACGGCGTGCTCAAGGTGTACTGGACCCAGGTCAGCAACAACATGCAGGCCGGCCCCAACATCATGCAGGAAGTGCTGCCGGGCTGGCGCAAGCCGGACAACTTCGTGATCGTCTCCGACGTCTACCCGACCGTCTCGGCCCAGGCCGCCGACCTGATCCTGCCCAGCGCCATGTGGGTCGAGAAGGAAGGCGCCTACGGCAACGCCGAGCGCCGCACGCAGTTCTGGCACCAGCTGGTCGGCGCACCGGGCGAGGCGAAATCCGACCTGTGGCAACTGGTGGAATTCTCCAAGCGCTTCACCACCGATGAAGTCTGGCCGGCCGAACTGCTCGCCAAGGCACCGCAGCTCAAGGGCAAGACGCTCTTTGAGGTGCTCTACAGGAACGGCCAGGTCGACGCCTTCCCGGCGGAACAGCTGGAAAAGGGCTTTCGTAACGACGAAGCCAAGTCCTTCGGTTTCTACCTGCAGAAAGGCCTGTTCGAGGAATACGCCCAGTTCGGCCGCGGCCACGGCCACGACCTGGCACCGTTCGACCGCTACCACAGCGAGCGCGGCCTGCGTTGGCCAGTAGTCGAGGGTTCGGAAACCCGCTGGCGTTATCGCGAAGGCCACGACCCTTATGTGGCCAAGGGCAGCGAGGTGCAGTTCTACGGCTACCCCGACAACCGCGCGATCATCTTCGCCCTCCCCTATGAGCCGCCAGCCGAGGCGCCGGACAACGACTACCCGTTCTGGCTCAGCACCGGCCGCGTGCTCGAGCATTGGCACACCGGCAGCATGACCCAGCGCGTCGACGAGCTGCACCGCGCCGTGCCCGATGCCCTGGTGTACATGCACCCGGACGATGCCAAGGCCATGAATGCCCGGCGCGGCAGCGAGGTGAAGGTGATCAGCCGGCGTGGCGAGATCCGCGCGCGCATCGAGACCCGCGGGCGCAACAAGCCGCCCCGCGGCCTGGTGTTCGTGCCCTTCTTCGACGCCAACAAACTGATCAACAAAGTCACCCTGGACGCCACCGACCCGATCTCCAAGCAGACCGACTACAAAAAGTGCGCGGTGAAGATCCAGTTGATCAGCGCGGCATGA
- a CDS encoding cytochrome c3 family protein, with protein MKALFALLGSYWKVLRRPSVHYSLGFLTLGGFIAGIIFWGGFNTALEATNTEQFCTSCHEMRDNVFVELQDTIHYNNRSGVRATCPDCHVPHQWTDKIARKMQASKEVWGKIFGTIDTREKFLDKRRELAEHEWARLKANDSLECRNCHNFDFMDFTRQSKRAAQMHSTALANGEATCIDCHKGIAHKLPDMHGVPGW; from the coding sequence ATGAAAGCGCTGTTTGCCTTACTCGGCAGTTACTGGAAGGTTCTGCGCCGCCCCAGCGTGCACTACAGCCTGGGCTTTCTGACCCTGGGCGGCTTCATCGCCGGGATCATCTTCTGGGGCGGTTTCAACACCGCCCTGGAAGCCACCAACACCGAACAGTTCTGCACCTCGTGCCATGAAATGCGCGACAACGTATTCGTCGAACTGCAGGACACCATCCACTACAACAACCGTTCCGGCGTGCGCGCCACCTGCCCGGACTGCCATGTGCCGCACCAGTGGACGGACAAGATCGCCCGCAAGATGCAGGCCTCCAAAGAGGTATGGGGCAAGATCTTCGGCACTATCGACACCCGCGAGAAATTCCTCGACAAGCGCCGCGAGCTGGCCGAGCACGAATGGGCGCGCCTGAAGGCCAACGACTCGCTGGAATGCCGTAACTGCCACAACTTCGATTTCATGGACTTTACCCGCCAGAGCAAGCGTGCCGCGCAGATGCATTCCACGGCGCTGGCCAACGGCGAAGCCACCTGCATCGACTGCCACAAGGGCATCGCCCACAAGCTGCCGGACATGCACGGCGTGCCCGGCTGGTAA
- a CDS encoding M18 family aminopeptidase — translation MREELNQGLLDFLNASPTPFHATSSLAMRLEAAGYRQLDERAPWYTEAGGRYYVTRNDSSIIAFKLGTRSPVEGGVRLVGAHTDSPCLRVKPNPELERQGYFQLGVEVYGGALLAPWFDRDLSLAGRVTYRRDGKVESALIDFYQPIAVIPSLAIHLNREANQGWAINAQNELPPILAQLAGAEGADFRALLSEQLAMEHDFNADAVLDYELSFYDTQSAAVVGLNQDFIASARLDNLLSCYAGLQALLDSSDEETCVLVCTDHEEVGSSSACGADGPMLEQVLRRVLPQGDDFVRTIQRSLLVSADNAHGVHPNYEAKHDGNHGPKLNAGPVIKINSNQRYATNSETAGFFRHLCLENEVPVQSFVTRSDMGCGSTIGPITASQLGVRTVDIGLPTFAMHSIRELAGSQDLAHLVKVLGAFYNSHDLP, via the coding sequence ATGCGCGAAGAATTGAATCAAGGCCTGCTCGACTTTCTCAACGCCTCCCCTACACCGTTTCACGCCACCAGCAGCCTGGCCATGCGCCTCGAAGCTGCCGGTTACCGCCAGCTCGACGAGCGCGCGCCCTGGTACACCGAAGCCGGTGGCCGCTATTACGTGACCCGCAACGATTCCTCGATCATCGCCTTCAAGCTCGGCACCCGCTCGCCGGTCGAAGGCGGCGTGCGCCTGGTCGGCGCCCATACCGACAGCCCCTGCCTGCGCGTCAAGCCCAACCCGGAGCTGGAGCGTCAGGGTTATTTCCAACTCGGCGTCGAGGTTTACGGCGGCGCGCTGCTGGCCCCCTGGTTCGACCGCGACCTTTCGCTGGCCGGCCGCGTCACCTACCGCCGCGACGGCAAGGTGGAAAGCGCGCTGATCGACTTCTACCAGCCGATTGCCGTGATCCCCAGCCTGGCCATCCACCTCAACCGCGAGGCCAATCAGGGCTGGGCGATCAACGCGCAGAACGAATTACCGCCGATCCTCGCCCAACTGGCCGGTGCCGAGGGTGCCGACTTCCGCGCCCTGCTCAGCGAGCAGCTGGCCATGGAGCACGACTTCAACGCCGATGCGGTCCTCGACTACGAGTTGAGTTTCTACGACACCCAGAGCGCCGCCGTGGTGGGCCTGAACCAGGACTTCATCGCCAGTGCGCGCCTCGATAACCTGCTGTCCTGCTACGCCGGCCTGCAGGCGTTGCTGGACTCCAGTGACGAGGAAACCTGCGTGCTGGTCTGCACCGACCACGAAGAAGTCGGCTCCAGCTCGGCGTGCGGCGCCGATGGCCCGATGCTCGAGCAGGTGCTGCGCCGCGTATTGCCCCAAGGCGATGATTTCGTGCGTACCATCCAGCGTTCGCTGCTGGTCTCGGCGGACAACGCCCACGGCGTGCACCCCAACTACGAAGCCAAGCACGACGGCAATCACGGGCCCAAGCTCAACGCCGGCCCGGTAATCAAGATCAACAGCAACCAGCGCTACGCCACCAACAGCGAAACCGCCGGTTTCTTCCGCCACCTGTGCCTGGAAAACGAAGTGCCGGTGCAGAGTTTCGTGACCCGCAGCGACATGGGTTGTGGCTCGACCATCGGCCCGATCACCGCCAGCCAGCTGGGTGTGCGTACCGTCGATATCGGCCTGCCGACCTTCGCCATGCACTCGATTCGCGAGCTGGCCGGCAGCCAGGATCTGGCGCATCTGGTGAAAGTGCTCGGCGCCTTCTACAACAGCCATGACCTGCCATGA